In one window of Pseudomonas benzenivorans DNA:
- the aroB gene encoding 3-dehydroquinate synthase, whose protein sequence is MQTLQVDLGERSYPIYIGADILARPDLLAPHIAGRQVAIVTNETVAPLYLRALESVLGGYMLTSVVLPDGEAFKTWETLQKIFDAMLTARHDRRTTVIALGGGVIGDMAGFAAACYQRGVNFIQVPTTLLSQVDSSVGGKTGINHPLGKNMVGAFYQPRAVLIDTASLNTLPARELSAGLAEVIKYGLICDADFLVWLEQNMAALRALDQSALTVAIERSCAAKARVVGADERESGVRATLNLGHTFGHAIETHQGYGVWLHGEAVAAGTVMALEMSRRLGWISTADRDRAVRLFQAAGLPVVPPADMTPDDFLEHMAIDKKVLDGRLRLVLLRQLGEAVVTGDYPHEILHATLATDYVALVDQLKH, encoded by the coding sequence CTATTAGCCCCGCACATTGCTGGACGCCAGGTGGCCATAGTCACCAATGAAACGGTGGCGCCGCTTTATCTGCGTGCCCTCGAGTCGGTACTGGGCGGTTACATGCTGACCTCCGTGGTTCTGCCCGACGGCGAGGCATTCAAGACCTGGGAAACCCTGCAGAAGATCTTCGATGCCATGCTGACGGCGCGGCATGATCGGCGCACCACGGTCATCGCCTTGGGTGGTGGCGTGATCGGCGATATGGCGGGCTTTGCCGCGGCTTGTTACCAGCGTGGGGTCAATTTCATTCAGGTCCCGACGACCTTGCTGTCACAGGTGGACTCCTCGGTCGGGGGGAAGACAGGGATCAACCACCCGCTCGGCAAGAACATGGTCGGTGCCTTCTATCAGCCTCGGGCGGTGTTGATCGATACTGCCAGTCTGAACACCTTGCCGGCGCGGGAGTTGTCCGCGGGTCTGGCGGAGGTGATCAAGTACGGTTTGATCTGCGATGCGGACTTCCTTGTCTGGCTTGAGCAAAACATGGCGGCGTTGCGGGCGCTCGATCAGTCGGCATTGACCGTAGCCATCGAGCGCTCCTGCGCGGCCAAGGCGCGAGTGGTCGGTGCCGATGAGCGCGAGTCGGGAGTGCGGGCCACGCTGAATCTGGGGCATACCTTCGGGCATGCCATCGAGACTCATCAGGGCTATGGCGTCTGGCTGCATGGCGAAGCGGTGGCGGCGGGTACCGTGATGGCCTTGGAGATGTCGAGGCGTCTTGGTTGGATTTCGACCGCCGATCGTGACCGGGCGGTGCGCCTGTTCCAGGCGGCCGGTTTGCCGGTGGTGCCGCCGGCAGACATGACGCCGGACGATTTTCTTGAGCACATGGCCATCGATAAGAAAGTGCTCGACGGGCGCTTGCGCTTGGTTCTGCTGCGTCAGCTGGGTGAGGCGGTAGTGACCGGCGATTATCCGCACGAGATATTGCACGCCACCCTCGCGACCGATTACGTGGCGCTGGTGGATCAGTTAAAACACTAA
- a CDS encoding SPOR domain-containing protein: protein MTSLHADEAFLDHYHFSHDPFAARVPGFKFFPAQRKPVLGQLHHLARYSQLLLVVTGPQGSGKTLLRQALVASTNKQAVHCVVVSARGAVEPGAVLRQVAQGLQVQQAELTAILKQIGQMALTGQEVYVLVDDAEQLGDAALASLLTLAEGDGEGRAHVFLFAEPQLVERLEALVEGEECFHALALQPYAEDETREYLVQRLEGAGQGLELLSDEQVLDVHRRSGGWPGGINEVAREVLVEAMLARRGAKRRAGLNLPKKHLLALAVVGIGVLAAWLMQGSSTGEVVGPTTAQLPLGQIGQPGVEGVVPAPAVEVVSGGAPAIEFAGASQPLPLPLVGEAQPVIRQPLAQAAGAGSAEEVDEAQGAAGVSVEVSPVSPVSGAPAPSQPAVAAVAPAVVEAPATASVAPAPAPAPAPAVKPKEVPATAGKVEGAAGWYAAQAASRYTLQILGARAESSAQAFVRQHGADYHYFKKLHQGRPLYVVTYGSFVSREAAQAALKALPAKVQAGGPWPRTFASIKQEIASAR, encoded by the coding sequence ATGACCAGTCTGCACGCTGACGAGGCTTTCCTCGATCACTACCACTTCAGCCATGACCCCTTCGCAGCTCGGGTGCCCGGCTTCAAGTTTTTTCCCGCTCAGCGCAAGCCGGTGCTGGGGCAGCTGCATCACCTCGCGCGTTACAGCCAGCTGCTGTTGGTGGTGACCGGCCCGCAAGGCAGCGGTAAGACGCTTCTGCGCCAGGCGTTGGTGGCCAGCACCAACAAGCAGGCCGTTCATTGCGTGGTGGTCTCTGCGCGGGGCGCAGTCGAGCCTGGGGCTGTGTTGCGCCAGGTTGCCCAGGGTTTGCAGGTTCAGCAGGCCGAGTTGACAGCCATCCTGAAGCAGATCGGGCAGATGGCCTTGACCGGGCAAGAGGTCTATGTGCTGGTCGACGACGCGGAGCAGCTCGGCGATGCCGCATTGGCGAGCTTGCTGACGCTGGCCGAGGGTGACGGGGAGGGGCGTGCCCATGTGTTCCTGTTTGCCGAGCCGCAGCTGGTCGAGCGACTGGAGGCGCTGGTCGAGGGGGAGGAGTGTTTCCATGCGCTCGCGTTGCAGCCTTATGCCGAGGATGAGACCCGCGAATACCTGGTGCAGCGCCTGGAGGGGGCTGGGCAGGGTTTGGAGCTGCTTTCGGATGAGCAGGTGCTGGATGTGCATCGCCGTTCGGGAGGGTGGCCGGGCGGCATCAACGAGGTGGCGCGTGAGGTTCTTGTCGAGGCCATGCTGGCCAGGCGGGGAGCTAAGCGGCGTGCGGGGCTGAACCTGCCGAAAAAGCATCTGCTGGCACTAGCTGTGGTGGGGATTGGCGTGCTGGCTGCCTGGCTGATGCAGGGGAGCTCGACTGGTGAGGTGGTCGGGCCGACTACGGCTCAGCTGCCGCTAGGTCAGATAGGGCAGCCCGGCGTGGAGGGGGTTGTGCCCGCGCCTGCTGTCGAGGTGGTTTCAGGGGGCGCGCCGGCCATCGAGTTTGCGGGCGCCAGCCAGCCGTTGCCGCTGCCGTTGGTGGGAGAGGCGCAGCCGGTCATTCGCCAGCCTCTGGCGCAGGCAGCGGGTGCTGGCTCGGCTGAAGAGGTCGATGAGGCGCAGGGGGCTGCTGGTGTGAGTGTCGAGGTGTCGCCGGTGTCGCCGGTGTCGGGCGCGCCTGCCCCTTCGCAGCCCGCTGTCGCCGCAGTTGCTCCAGCAGTGGTCGAGGCGCCAGCGACGGCTAGTGTTGCTCCTGCTCCTGCTCCTGCTCCTGCTCCTGCGGTAAAGCCGAAAGAGGTGCCCGCGACGGCAGGCAAGGTGGAGGGAGCTGCAGGGTGGTATGCTGCGCAGGCGGCGTCACGCTATACCTTGCAGATTCTGGGGGCGCGCGCAGAGAGCAGTGCTCAGGCCTTTGTGCGCCAGCACGGGGCGGACTACCACTACTTCAAGAAGCTGCATCAGGGGCGGCCGCTGTATGTGGTGACCTACGGCAGCTTTGTCTCCCGCGAAGCGGCTCAGGCGGCGCTCAAGGCTTTGCCGGCCAAGGTGCAGGCGGGCGGCCCCTGGCCTCGCACCTTTGCCAGCATCAAGCAGGAAATTGCCTCGGCTCGTTAG
- the gltB gene encoding glutamate synthase large subunit, translating into MKAGLYRPDEFKDNCGFGLIAHMQGEASHHLLQTAIEALTCMTHRGGINADGKTGDGCGLLIQKPDAFLRAVAQEHFAVDLPAQYAVGMVFLNQDPAKAEAARENMNREILAAGLQLIGWRKVPVDTSVLGRLALERLPQIEQVFVGGEGLSDQDFAIKLFSARRRSSVANAADVEHYICSFSHKTIIYKGLMMPADLQQFYPDLGDERLQTAICVFHQRFSTNTLPKWPLAQPFRFLAHNGEINTITGNRNWAQARRTKFANELIGDLDELGPLVNRVGSDSSSMDNMLELMVTGGIDLFRGVRMIIPPAWQNVETMDADLRAFYEFNSMHMEPWDGPAGVVLTDGRHAVCLLDRNGLRPARWVTTKNGYITLASEIGVWDYQPEDVIAKGRVGPGQILAVDTETGQVLTTDDIDNRLKSRHPYKQWLRKHAQRIQATLEDRDHGSAFYDADQLKQYMKMYQVTFEERDQVLRPLGEQGQEAVGSMGDDTPMAVLSQRVRSPYDYFRQQFAQVTNPPIDPLREAIVMSLEVCLGAERNIFSESPEHAARVILSSPVISPAKWRALMTLERPGFERQLIDMNYDETLGLEAAVRNMADQAEEAVRGGKVLLVLTDRHIAPGKLPAHAALVTGAVHHRLVEKGLRCDCNILVETATARDPHHYAVLLGFGASAVYPFLAYEVLGDLIRTGEVLGDLYEVFKHYRKGISKGLLKILSKMGISTMASYRGAQLFEAVGLADEVTELCFRGVASRIKGARFADLEAEQKLLAGEAWNNRKAIQQGGLLKFVYGGEYHAYNPDVVSTLQAAVQQGSYEKYKEYSALVDTRPVSMIRDLLKPKLAEQPLALDEVEPLASIFQRFDSAGISLGALSPEAHEAIAEAMNRLGARSNSGEGGEDPARYGTARSSKIKQVATGRFGVTPEYLVNAEVLQIKVAQGAKPGEGGQLPGGKVNGLIARLRYAVPGVTLISPPPHHDIYSIEDLAQLIFDLKQVNPQALVSVKLVAEAGVGTIAAGVAKAYADLITISGYDGGTGASPLTSIRYAGAPWELGLAETHQTLRGNDLRGKVRVQTDGGLKTGLDVIKAAILGAESFGFGTAPMIALGCKYLRICHLNNCATGVATQNDKLRKDHFIGTVEMVMNFFTYVAEETREWLAKLGVRSLQELIGRTDLLEVLPGETAKQGNLDLSPLLGSAHIPADKPQFCEVEKNPPFDQGLLAEKMVELAKPAIDAASGGEFALDICNCDRSIGARVSGEIARKHGNQGMAKAPITFRFKGTAGQSFGVWNAGGLNLYLQGDANDYVGKGMTGGKLVITPPAGSPFATQDSAIIGNTCLYGATGGKLFAAGTAGERFAVRNSGAHTVVEGTGDHCCEYMTGGFVCVLGKTGYNFGSGMTGGFAYVLDLDNSFYDKVNHELVEIQRINNEAMEAYRSHLQRVLAEYVEETASEWGRTLLENLDDYLRKFWLVKPKAASLKTLLSSTRANPQ; encoded by the coding sequence ATGAAAGCAGGTTTGTACCGTCCTGATGAGTTCAAGGATAACTGCGGCTTCGGCCTGATCGCCCATATGCAGGGCGAGGCGAGCCATCACCTGCTGCAGACCGCCATTGAAGCTCTGACATGCATGACCCATCGCGGTGGGATCAACGCCGATGGCAAGACCGGCGATGGCTGCGGCCTGCTGATCCAGAAGCCGGATGCCTTCCTGCGCGCCGTGGCCCAGGAGCATTTCGCCGTCGACCTGCCCGCGCAGTACGCCGTGGGCATGGTGTTCCTCAATCAGGACCCGGCCAAGGCCGAGGCCGCCCGCGAGAACATGAATCGCGAGATTCTCGCTGCAGGCTTGCAGCTGATCGGCTGGCGCAAGGTGCCGGTCGATACCAGCGTGCTCGGCCGTCTGGCGCTGGAGCGCCTGCCGCAGATCGAGCAGGTGTTCGTCGGCGGGGAGGGTCTCAGCGACCAGGACTTCGCAATCAAGCTGTTCAGCGCCCGGCGCCGCTCCTCCGTGGCCAACGCTGCTGACGTCGAGCACTACATCTGCAGCTTCTCGCACAAGACCATCATCTACAAAGGCCTGATGATGCCGGCCGACCTGCAGCAGTTCTACCCGGACTTGGGTGACGAGCGTCTGCAGACCGCCATCTGCGTGTTCCACCAGCGCTTCTCCACCAATACCCTGCCGAAGTGGCCGCTGGCGCAACCGTTCCGCTTCCTCGCCCACAACGGCGAGATCAACACCATCACCGGCAACCGCAACTGGGCCCAGGCCCGTCGCACCAAGTTCGCCAACGAGCTGATCGGCGACCTGGACGAGCTGGGCCCACTGGTCAACCGCGTCGGCTCCGACTCCTCGAGCATGGACAACATGCTCGAGCTGATGGTCACCGGCGGCATCGACCTGTTCCGCGGCGTGCGCATGATCATTCCGCCGGCCTGGCAGAACGTCGAGACCATGGACGCCGACCTGCGCGCGTTCTACGAATTCAACTCCATGCACATGGAGCCCTGGGACGGCCCGGCCGGCGTGGTGCTGACCGATGGTCGCCACGCCGTCTGCCTGCTCGACCGTAACGGCCTGCGTCCGGCGCGCTGGGTCACCACCAAGAACGGCTACATCACCCTGGCGTCGGAAATCGGCGTGTGGGACTACCAGCCCGAGGACGTGATTGCCAAGGGCCGGGTCGGTCCGGGGCAGATCCTCGCGGTGGACACCGAAACCGGCCAGGTGCTGACCACCGACGACATCGACAACCGCCTGAAGTCGCGTCACCCCTACAAGCAGTGGCTGCGCAAGCATGCCCAGCGCATCCAGGCGACCCTGGAAGACCGTGACCACGGTTCGGCCTTCTACGATGCCGACCAGCTCAAGCAATACATGAAGATGTACCAGGTCACCTTCGAGGAGCGTGACCAGGTGCTGCGTCCGCTCGGCGAGCAGGGCCAGGAAGCGGTTGGTTCCATGGGTGACGACACGCCGATGGCGGTGCTGTCGCAGCGCGTGCGCTCGCCGTACGACTATTTCCGCCAGCAGTTCGCCCAGGTCACCAACCCGCCGATCGACCCGCTGCGCGAAGCCATCGTCATGTCCCTGGAAGTCTGCCTGGGCGCCGAGCGCAACATCTTCAGCGAGTCGCCGGAGCATGCGGCGCGGGTGATCCTCAGCAGCCCGGTGATCTCGCCGGCCAAGTGGCGCGCGCTGATGACCCTGGAGCGTCCGGGCTTCGAGCGCCAGCTGATCGACATGAACTACGACGAGACCCTCGGGCTCGAGGCGGCCGTGCGCAACATGGCCGACCAGGCCGAGGAGGCGGTGCGCGGCGGCAAGGTGTTGCTGGTGCTGACCGACCGGCATATCGCCCCAGGCAAGCTGCCGGCTCACGCGGCGCTGGTCACCGGCGCGGTACACCACCGCCTGGTGGAGAAGGGCCTGCGTTGCGACTGCAACATCCTGGTGGAAACCGCCACCGCCCGCGACCCGCACCACTATGCGGTGCTGCTCGGCTTCGGTGCCTCGGCGGTCTACCCGTTCCTGGCCTACGAAGTGCTCGGCGACCTGATCCGCACCGGCGAGGTGCTGGGCGACCTGTATGAGGTGTTCAAGCACTACCGCAAGGGCATCTCCAAGGGCCTGTTGAAGATCCTCTCGAAGATGGGTATCTCGACCATGGCCTCCTACCGCGGCGCCCAGCTGTTCGAGGCCGTCGGCCTGGCCGACGAGGTCACCGAGCTGTGCTTCCGTGGCGTCGCCAGCCGCATCAAGGGCGCGCGCTTCGCCGACCTCGAGGCCGAGCAGAAGCTGCTGGCGGGCGAGGCCTGGAACAACCGCAAGGCGATCCAACAGGGCGGCTTGCTCAAGTTCGTCTACGGCGGCGAGTACCACGCCTACAACCCGGATGTGGTCAGCACCCTGCAGGCTGCCGTGCAGCAGGGCAGCTACGAGAAGTACAAGGAGTACAGTGCCCTGGTCGACACCCGTCCGGTGTCGATGATCCGCGACCTGCTCAAGCCCAAGCTGGCCGAACAGCCGCTGGCGCTGGACGAGGTCGAGCCGCTGGCGTCCATCTTCCAGCGCTTCGACTCCGCGGGCATCTCCCTCGGCGCCTTGTCGCCCGAGGCCCACGAGGCCATCGCCGAGGCGATGAACCGCCTCGGCGCGCGTTCCAACTCCGGCGAGGGCGGCGAAGATCCGGCCCGCTACGGCACCGCGCGCAGCTCGAAGATCAAGCAGGTGGCCACCGGCCGTTTCGGCGTGACCCCGGAGTACCTGGTCAACGCCGAGGTGCTGCAGATCAAGGTGGCCCAGGGCGCCAAGCCCGGCGAGGGCGGCCAGCTGCCGGGCGGCAAGGTCAACGGCCTGATCGCCCGCCTGCGCTACGCGGTGCCGGGCGTCACCCTGATCTCGCCGCCGCCGCACCACGACATCTACTCGATCGAAGACCTGGCGCAGCTGATCTTCGACCTCAAACAGGTCAACCCCCAGGCCCTGGTGTCGGTCAAGCTGGTGGCCGAGGCCGGCGTGGGTACCATCGCCGCCGGCGTGGCCAAGGCCTATGCCGACCTGATCACCATCTCCGGCTACGACGGCGGTACCGGCGCCTCGCCGCTGACCTCCATCCGCTACGCCGGCGCGCCCTGGGAACTGGGCCTGGCCGAGACCCATCAGACCCTGCGCGGCAACGACCTGCGCGGCAAGGTGCGGGTGCAGACCGACGGCGGCCTGAAGACCGGCCTGGACGTGATCAAGGCGGCCATCCTCGGTGCCGAGAGCTTCGGCTTCGGCACCGCGCCGATGATCGCCCTGGGCTGCAAGTACCTGCGTATCTGCCACCTGAACAACTGCGCCACCGGCGTGGCCACGCAGAACGACAAGCTGCGCAAGGACCACTTCATCGGCACGGTCGAGATGGTGATGAACTTCTTCACCTACGTCGCCGAGGAAACCCGCGAGTGGCTGGCCAAGCTGGGCGTGCGCAGCCTGCAGGAGCTGATCGGTCGCACCGACCTGCTCGAAGTGCTGCCGGGCGAGACCGCTAAGCAGGGCAACCTGGACCTCAGCCCGCTGCTCGGCAGCGCGCACATCCCGGCCGACAAGCCGCAGTTCTGCGAGGTGGAGAAGAACCCGCCGTTCGACCAGGGGTTGCTGGCCGAGAAGATGGTCGAGCTGGCCAAGCCGGCCATCGATGCGGCCAGCGGCGGCGAGTTCGCGCTGGACATCTGCAACTGCGACCGTTCCATCGGCGCCCGCGTGTCCGGCGAGATCGCACGCAAGCATGGCAACCAGGGCATGGCCAAGGCGCCGATCACCTTCCGCTTCAAGGGCACCGCGGGGCAGAGCTTCGGCGTGTGGAACGCCGGCGGCCTGAACCTGTACCTGCAGGGCGACGCCAACGACTACGTGGGCAAGGGCATGACCGGCGGCAAGCTGGTGATCACCCCGCCAGCGGGCAGCCCGTTCGCCACCCAGGACAGCGCCATCATCGGCAACACCTGCCTGTACGGCGCCACCGGCGGCAAGCTGTTCGCCGCCGGCACCGCGGGCGAGCGCTTCGCCGTGCGCAACTCCGGCGCCCACACCGTGGTGGAAGGCACCGGCGACCACTGCTGCGAATACATGACCGGCGGTTTCGTCTGCGTGCTGGGCAAGACCGGTTACAACTTCGGCTCCGGCATGACCGGCGGCTTCGCCTACGTGCTCGACCTGGACAACAGTTTCTACGACAAGGTCAACCACGAGCTGGTGGAGATCCAGCGGATCAACAACGAGGCGATGGAGGCTTATCGCAGCCACCTGCAGCGCGTGCTGGCCGAGTACGTCGAGGAAACCGCCAGCGAGTGGGGCCGTACCCTGCTGGAAAACCTGGACGACTACCTGCGCAAGTTCTGGTTGGTCAAGCCGAAGGCCGCGAGCCTGAAGACGCTGCTCTCCAGCACCCGTGCCAACCCGCAATGA